Below is a genomic region from Kryptolebias marmoratus isolate JLee-2015 linkage group LG12, ASM164957v2, whole genome shotgun sequence.
ttgtagccatgagctggctgtggtggacatcttgaactgggccAAACTCTCAGAAGAGACCACAACAAGTCTGagctcaggatctgtaaaatccactgttttctgaggtcagttagctgtgagTTGAACTGAATCGTCTCCAGAACGTAATCAGATGTAGATCCAGTGAATGTTTCCTTAACGAGTCGTTAGATATTTTTAGATAGTtctgctaaaagacaaacagagtcGACTCCAAAGAGACGAGAAACAGATTTTGTACAAAcagttaaaatatgttttgggGATTACTCTTAGCTCCatccacaccaaatcttaggtcagtatctgtgaaattgggtgagttaaagtcatttttgtgttttttagaatAGTTAgatttggtggccatcttgaatagacTTGAATAGACTCATTGTGtcgcttttcttttctttcccagcATCTCTCCACCCTCCAAATTAACAGCAACATGTTCCTGTTGAGTTTTTTCGTCTGTGCCGGCCTTCTTCTGTCCTTCCCTCTGTGCACGTATCAGTCGTGCACAGATGGGACACCCAAACAGTGTCTGGAAGCAGACTTTGCTCCGGGTTCCAATTTAGCCGGCGAAGGCTTCGACATCACCAAAATGGAGCGCAAAGGAGCTTTCGTGCTCGACATGAATAAGTGGAAAAGTAAAGATAAAAGCTGCACCCTGTGCAGCAACCCCTACatggaaaacagaaagcagaagctGCCCCTGTCCGTGGTGGACTGGAGGACCAAGCagtcctgcagctcctcagtGTCCTCCAAGCTCTACAAATCCAGCGAGTCTCTGgtcagctccagctcctcctcggtGGAGAACAACTGGAAGACAGATCTGAGTGTTGAAACGGCAGACAAAAGTGGAACAGTGATGTTGGCAGGAACCCACTCCAAACTGGCCGAGTACTCCatggagaaaacaaagaacgaCAAGTTCAGCTTCGCAACTACCGGCATGTCCTGTGAGTTCTACAGGTAAGATTCTCATTAAATCTGtctccaaaacacaaactgcttaaaatacaaaactcatTTTCAGAAAACCTCTCAAGCTTTCAAATAATACAACACTTCAATCTAAAGACTGGTTTCCAGACAGACAAATGTCCCCAAATGAAAAGCCTAGCAgtctgtgaaggaatgcatatcacccactttgtttaaaacctttgggTACTTTTTAATTTCATCACACGTTTAGTTTACCTTGTTGTCTCtctctcatttctttaaaaaaaaataattttgggcATCAAAATTCATCCATTGAACTTGTGTCTCCTGCGTACCAATATGACAATCAACAGAGAAACTTCTGTTTCTCTAACGTTTTACATAAATTGGGTTTGTTTCTGGTCTGTTTGTCTCTGCCGTCTCACCGGAAACAGCTACAGAGTGACCAGCTCCCCAAAGCTGCACAAAGACTTCAAAACAGCCTTGAAGAGGCTTCCCAGCGTCTACACACCGGAATACAAGAAGCGATTTTACAAACTGATCGAAAGCTTTGGCACTCATTACGTCACCAAGGTGAGCTCTGTCAGCACAGgttaacagcagcagcacagcagagagggacgTTAGagctgagtgtgtttgtgatcCCAGGTGAAGCTGGGGGGCAGTGTGAAATCTGTGACCAGCATCAAGCAGTGCGAGGCCAGCCTGCAGGGCCTCCGAGCCGAGGAAGTCCAGATGTGTCTGGAAGCTGAGGCGTCCGCGAACGTCAAAGCTAACGTCAAAACAGAAGTCAAGCACTGCCAGAAGGAAACGGACAAGACGGAGAACAAGAAGTCCTTCTCTGACCTCTTCAATGACAGGTAAAAACACATCTTTCATGTTTGGTTTACGGCACGGGGTGAAAGATGtcgataaaaacagaatgcaatgatctgcaaatctcataaacccgtaTTTCATTCACAGTAgagaaactaagaaactgtacaaTTTTGGGGGGGGAAATAGGAAATTTTGAATGTTATGGCAGCAGCACGTCTCAGAAAGGTTGTTCCAGGGGTGACAAAAGGTTTTATGGGTAAGTGGTATGAATacgaaacagctggaggaacatttagtaactaattaggttaattatcAACAGGTTAGTAAGAGGAGTGGTGATAACAAGAACATttcagaggctgaatctgtcagaaggaaagatgggcagaggttcaccaggctgagagAAACTGTCTAAagatagtggaacaatttcagaataatgttcctcaaagGACGATTGAGAAGAATCTGAAtatctgaggtcaaaggtcaggttctggttctggttctgctcaggaacactgtctgtaaacacagctcaccgtgccgtccacaaatgctgcttaaagctctatcaggcaaagaagaagccagatgtgaacagatgtgtctcctctggaccaaagaggagaactgttctgaggtcagcctgcctctctgatggtatgggggtgcattagtccaggttttagaacaacatctgctcccatccaggactgttgaacagacagaatgggacaacctcaggtccagatgtttacagacagaatgggacaacctcaggtccagatgtttacagactgatcaTAAAATTTCGAAATGACTCCAGAAAATGGTATAATCCTTCAGTTTCAACATTAGATGTTTCCTTTGTTCCACTGTggataaaatatgggtttgtgagagtttcaaatcatttcattctgtttttttacattttcacaacTTAGGATTTCAACTCTGTCTTGGTTAAGAGTCGATTTCTTTCGCAGGTTCACTGAAATAAAAGGAGGCATCACCACAGAGCCAGACCTTCTTTTTGCTGCTCAAAAGAATCCATCAGCCTACAAAGAGTGGCTCAGCATGATCCCACAGAATCCTGACATCATTTCGTACTCGCTGGACTCGCTTCATGAGCTGCTGCCCGTCAACACTCCTGCCAGGAAGAACCTCCGCGCTGCCATCAGCCACTACATCCTGGAGAAAGGCCTGTGGAGGAACTGCAGCGCACGCTGTCAGACTGGAATCAAGAGCAACTCCAAGGATCCCTGTGTCTGCGAATGCCACAACGCTCCTGCTGTGAATTCGGACTGCTGCCCGACCCGGAAGGGCATGGCTCGGGTCGTGATCACAGTGCAGCGGGCCGAGGGTCTGTGGGGAGACCACACCACCGCCACGGACGGCTACGTGAAGGTGATCCTCCCTGAAAAGGACGAACGGCGTACTCGTGTCAtcggcaacaacaacaacccccaCTGGAACAGCGTTATCGACCTGGGCTCCAGAGACATCTCCTCTGGAAACACGGTCCGGTTCGAGGTTTGGGATCAGGACAGCGGCTGGGACGACGACCTGCTGGGAGACTGTCAGAAAGCCCTCGTTGCCGGAGATAATGCAGACGTGTGCTCCCTGCAGCATGGCCGACTTTACATCAAACTGGAAGTCAAGTGTGCTCCAAATCTGAGCGGCGCTTCATGCACGGAGTACCAACCATCCCCCATGAgtcaaagtctgcagaagctGTTTGTGTCCCGCCACGCCCACCCGATTCCCGAGGCCATGCTGCTGAAGATGGGCGTGTTTGTGGAGAAAACGAGCTCGCCGACAAACCAGAGTCTGATTTAACGAACCACGCACCCCTGCTTCACATGACCCAACGATCCCTCAATCTATTGGAATTTAAAACCGAGCTTTCAGCAGATTATCATCTGATTTTTCTGtcacttctgcagactttgcaCTATTTTAATCATCGAAACGTTCAGTAAAAGTACGCTTTGagctttttatctttatttccaaATACTTTCTTTGCAGAAAGTCAGTCCAGTGAAGTCATTCAGAattcatgctgcatttttgaaaatttaatatatttacttttatttattaaggatGTTGAGAAAAAAGGATTAAAGCCCTTTTATTACTAATccatttaattttgtgtgttttatcacagctttaaaataaattggagCAGTCGAACATCTGTGCAAACTGCTGTGAAAAATGAATTATTGAGGTTTTATAGAAACTCGTAAGAAAAGCATCTCTTTGGAGCTCTGAGCTCGCAGCAGAAACGTCACTCAGATGCTTTCTGCAgattttagtttccttttttttatgtaactcttcttgtgtttctgtgtctaaCGTTCATTAATCCCAGAGCAGCTCTGTGCATCTTTCTCCTAtttatccaaaataaaagcatatcaTCGGATCTGTCTGTGTTCTGTGATctctgtgctttttgttttcggtcAGATTGTGTTTAAGGCACGCAGCGTTGCCAGTTGTTTGGAGGAAGTGGTGAGGCTTCCTGTATACGGATGAGGtttcattttaccttttaaaaagaaCGCTCATAAAGTCAGTTGACTCAGAAGCTTTTATTGAACATCATGTGACacttttaggttgtttttttgttttttttgtcaccagTTTTGACGCAACACGTTTCAACTCACAAAGAAATATATggagttaaaggaaaaaaaaacaaaataatcaaaagacAAAGTGGCCACACAACAGAAGcataaaacacaccaaaaaaaaacccacaacaaacaataataagcagtgaaaatgtttcacaCTGCAAACATGGAGATGATCCACTTAAAGAGCTCCGTCCTGATTAACCTGGTGAGACAGAGACACGAAGAAAAGAGCgtcattatcacccgccgctgaaACCCAAagggagataatgtttttgcacttgTCTCTGTctgagtttgtctgtctgttagcaaaatatctgacaaGCTGCTGCACAGagtttaacgaaactctcacaaagtaataactggatgaacgtctgcagctgatcatcttttggagtcaaccccattcaagatgcccgccacagctaagcaatcttctcaaacacaaaagtgactaCAACTGAGTCAGTTCAACACATAcggagctaaactttggtgacTAATACCCAACTCATGCTGTGAGAGCAAAATGATcgcagaaaatctgtttttaaacttggcCGTTAAAtattagtctgttagcaaaatatctcatcaacaactggacagatgttactgaaactttcagaaactaatcatttcatgcacatctacagcagctcagttcaagatgggcgccacagctaattagtatcaggaaacacaaaaatgtctcagactctgtcagttttacagacactgagctaaagtttgatgtggtagtagctgagagtcatcctcaacacatcctTCAAGCTCTAACACATCCAGTAAGAAACTGAAACACTGAATGAGGTCGTTCATTCTTCATTCTGACCTTTGAACCCGTTACCAAGGGCAGCATTCACGCCGTCATATTTCCCAGCCTGCTCGCCTGTGAAGAGTAAAAACGACTCAGTTTAGTGACAGATTCGTGAAATCTCGCCAGACTCCTTTTAAGCACTTCCTAAAAGAAACCTGACGCCAGCTTCCAGCGCGAGCGTAAACTCAGTCAACGTGCACGTTCAGAAcatgaaacatctggagcagagTTCAGTCTTAGAAACCATTTTGGATCTGAGGGTGGAGTTTCAGCGTGAAGCCCTCAGGCGCTGACTTCACACCATAAATAGAAATGAAAGCTGCGGATGTTTCGCAAGAAGACGCTGCCGAATGAGATTATCAGAAGCAGCGAGGTGAGTGGGAGGAAGTCCGGTGTTCTGCCTTACCCAGGCCATCTTGAGTCGCTCCAAGCTGCGCACCAAAACCTTAACGAACAAACGGGACAGAAACGAGCAGGAAGTTAATAACCTCAACCTACGGGTCCCaaaaaatacacttcattattttaataaaactttcaggaagcaaTCAATGCatgagcatctacaactgattagcttttagagacaaccctattcaagatggccgccgctgccaactgatcttagaaaacacagaaatggctctaatttagtcagttttacggaTATTGAACTACAGTTTGGAGTGGAagcagctgagcatcatccccaacaacCCTAAAAGCCTAAAAGCTTGGTGAagactgttggagtcaatcctggttctctgttagcaaaatatctcagagaATTGGGTGGAtattgcagatattgagctaaaatctggtgtggtagtagctgagagtcgtctaCATCAGACAGAGCTGCATTTCCATCGTTTCTCgccataagatgatcttagtctgaaagtctggcatgaaaagcgttgggcgatatgcattccttggaggaatgatGGGTATTGGATCATCAACACGTACTGACGGGAGGGAATTAATTTACCTGCTTGCTGAGCTCCAtatcctgcagcagctcctaaAACCAAAGCAAACAGAGTTTAACAGTGGAAACATTAAGTTTTAAAACGGTAAAAACGACGCTCAGCTCAGGCCtttaatgttacattttaacagacagaaacagttttatgttttcgGTGATCTTGTCTTTCGCCAAAAGAAGTAACCGttagcttcttttgtttttaccctgAGTGGGAGTTTATTTGGTGCAGGAAAATCAAACTAACACCCAAAATAACGGCTTTTTCTCTCATCACGCACAGTTTCTGGCACTTTAGCTCACACTTTGTCACTCAGTCTCACCATATTTGCTGGCGGTTTTGGCGCCTTCAGCGCCGAGGCTGAGCTGCTGAGTGGCATACGGGTAGCCTCCGGTACCTGAAAGATCAGCAGAGCCGTGAAGCTGTCACAAACTGACAGGATTTCACAACTTTCAGGTTGGGgggactttttgttttgcagcatgAGAACAAGAACTATTGCATTAAACTAATGTGACGATATTTCAGTTTGCAAGGTGCTGCTGAATTATTCACACCAACTGAGGCATCAGTTGTCTTCGACAAATGAATGAAACACTGTGGTGAAGTTGGTTTTCCTTGCTCACGTAGGCCGATTTCACAGCTAATGTAGTTGCACATGAAGCTGTGTGCATTTTCCGCTCCTTCCTACCTTCCAGTCCTGCAGGAATCACCGGAGCGTTCCCATAAGGCACCTGTGCAACTCCAGCTCCTGCGAGACAAACAAGGACTCGTCTTCTATTCTGTAACCTGCACGGTTTCAAGCAAAGTTTGACTCGTGCATTTAAACGCACGTAGTCACTCACCATATTTGCCACCAGTTGAATCCAGTCCTGTTTagagaatgaataaaaagaagataaaactcTTTGACCATAAGtttcattgttttcctgttagcATGCATTCTGTCTTGgtgctgcagtttaaaaaaacattaaacagtagATCATAGATATGGATGACCTTCATTACTCAGGGGTACATTCAGTTCTCTGCTCTTTGTCTCTGTCCATGTCGTAAATTTCTCAAGTGGTTATGTAAAGCCAGTTCATTCTAAGAAGAACGCagtggtatatatatatatatataccactGCGTTAGCTTATTTGCAGATTTGTGTTATGAGCAGTCAGAAACTTTTCTGCAGAAGATAGCAGCCGGAGCAATCTCAATGTGGAGAACTAAGGAGAAATTTTCATGCAGGGAGTCAAGCTAACCTAAAACAACCTGACTGTATGTTAAACTTTACACCTTTTGATGTCTATGTACACCTTCTCATATTCGAATAAGAcaggtgtttttgttgtcactGTTTTCTAATCTGGATGATGTTTGTGTTGCTACGCTAACGACGTGCTCCATGACTGCTAACACATCCTGTTCCATATTACCATCTGACTCAAACTGATATTctttggagagaaaaaacaagttatttggGATTTTTTAATTGCTAGCATTGAGCGTTGTCTGCTGCAGATAAGACACTGACTGTTCAAATGACTCCATACAACCCCAATTAGaaacaatatataaaaactAACCCATGAAGCttgattgtgtgtttttctgcatgtattaaataaagtttctgGCCTGAGTCACATGATTATCTCTTGTTATATTGGTTCAGTTCTTACCGTACGCCCCCTGGACCGGTCCTGCATAACCTCCTGTGCTCAGAGCTgaaacatcaggaagaaagaaaacatgttcagtttaaaatgaattaatttgAAACCTTCGAGTGAGAAAGACTGTTGACAGCTGGAGGAAGTCAGAATAAACaggtcagattttaaaaataagatccAATAGCTACACCAAGTGGATATGAGACCACAGTAACCATCAGCAGACGTCAGCCATGACAGCTTTAACACTTACTGGTTACTGGTAAAGGATTACAGCAGGTCAGTCTTTCCTCTGCAGCCCTCAAACATCCATCTAACAGAATCGTTAGgttctgcattttcacagaacctGTAATCTGTCTCGTTAGCATCATGTCTCTAATTGAATCCTTTTTTCCCCAGTTAATGATGCACTCACCAGCTCCGTAGCCATCGTATCCATTCCCGTAACCTGTTGAGATAAAGACACTTTAtggtgaaacattttaaagactagaagttaaaaaaatatatatgtaagcGTTCTGTGCATGCATGCCAAAAACCTTCAGACAAAGCTTTAGCAGCAGGATCTCCACCTgcagaaaaagcagaacaaagtcccttaaaataaaaccagtttgagCTGAAAATCAACAACGACAGAGAAGGCTTTGAGCTCTAAACACCAGGCAGAAAATATCTCCTGTTATGCAAGTAtcacaaactttatttgtgttttcctgcaATGAAAGattctgtttgagtttcttACCAAATCCGTTACCTGCCAGAGCGCCGAGGTATCCTGTTGCTCCATCACCGTAACCTGTGTCAACATCGATTCAAACATTTTGTAAGAAACGCCGTTTAGTTTTAGAAGAACAGCGTCTTGCTTTGAACAGATCTGAGATTTGGTTGCCTCTAAATTTATATCAAAGGAAGCTACTTTCATGTGCCCACAAAAAAGAgggtttcagtttcagtttgtttgatttgtgcGTAATTACTTGTTGTTTGAAagcattatttatatttgctgcAAGGGAAAGAAAGCTTCTGGTAtaatctttaaagaaaactgaagagaaactTTGACTCAGGTTGTTGTTCTTTAGGCAAATGATTCGTTTACAAGGCAAAGCAGAGGCAGCTTCTGAGTTTCTGCTGCCCTCGCCAGGGTTCACGTTCTGAATAAAATTTCCATCTCAGAGTGGTTTCTAACAAACTTGTGAATCACAGTGTCTGTGAGAGATGCTTCAAGTAAGAGCTCTCTCTGAAGTACCAATTTAAATCCAAAGTTTAATCAGCCGTTTAGGCTTCTTCACATTTCGAAAGGTGACATTTTAAGCAGTAAgggtaacaaaaaacaaccctaCCATCTGACTTCCCTGGAAGCCCGTGAGGATACCCACCCTGTCCGAGCGCGGCAGCAGCTAAAGTTTAGAtttagagagagagacaggaagaCGTTAAAACATGCTCTCAGGTCAACGCTCGTCCTCATttccaaaacaaagagaaggaaaaTTTAAAAGACCTACCGCCAAGTTTTCCAGCTGCACCTCCCAGGTAGGCTCCCTGTCCAAGACCTGTACATGACAGGAGACATCTTTAACCCCGGTGGGTTTTATCTACAACACGGCATCCATCAGCTGAAAGAGACGCCAAACATCACCTGCTCCATAGCCTCCAGCTCCCAGGCTCGCTCCCAGGTAGTTCCCTGCCCCGCCGATATAACCTGCAGAGAAATCCAAGCGAAACTGAGCAATTTACTGTGGATGTGTCCCATTTCAGCTGGAAAACCTTGACAACATGTCTCATTCACTAGGATGATGTGAATGCTTCTAAGAGCTAAAACTGTCTCTATAAATCATAAATGTCTGTATCTTTGATTGATAggaattagttttatttgtatttttctccacTGGACACTAActtctattcatccatccattttctatacaAGCTGGATCCTGTTCAGGCCCAtagctggtgtttatctccaaCAGTGACGGGATGAGAGACGAGGcacatcacagggccacatggaCACAATTTAGAGGTACCAAAGATAATCTAACTTGCATGTGTTTAAACTGTGGGAGTAAACCAGAGtctattcatccattttctgctgcttatccatAGTTGGGTCACAGAGGCTACAAGTTAGggaaggaaacccagacatccctttatCCAGCAGCACAATACTGATCCTTTTAGGGGTCCCAAGGTGGgctcccaggccagagaggatatataaccTCGCCggggagttctgggtctgccttagtgggatgtgcctggaaaaccttcaAAGGGAGGTGCCCAGGCATCCAGAttagatgcctgaaccacctcagcttaCTCCTTTCGAAGCAGAGGTTGACCTACTCCGAGCTGccccggatgatggagctcctcaccttatcctGAGCCCAGAGgaaccctacagaggaagctcatttcattCAGagtctcgttctttcggtcatgatcaggtgagggttggaacgtaaaTGAACCAATAAACTGCGAGCTCGGCTCCTTCTTCAGACTGGACCAACGCCCTCTTTGCTAAGGCCCGGATCTGTGGCTCCATCTCTCACTCCAACCTATCATCAcacccagatacttgaactcctccacttgaggcagagactcacccctgacccctgaccagAGGGAGCTTTCCACCTTTTTACAGctctcaaccagaaaaaaagaaaactggataACTCTGAGAAGATCCATGAAACTCAACACAGAAAGGAATCTTCCCAACCAGGAGTCCAACCAGGGATCTTCTTGCTGCAAAGCAACAGTTCAGTAACTTCCATGAACTGTAGTTTTCCTAAAATTCCCAAAGTCAAACGTTAAACCACCAGAAATGCACAAACCAAGACATATGCATAACAACACTGAACCACATTAAGcctagattttcttttttaactccATGATTTGTGTTTCTTGGTCTCAATAGCCGAATCAGTAATCAGGAGACTGAGTGTGAATattagatgaaaataaaactggctgACTGTAACAAACgtaaattaaaagcagaaataagaaACATATTTAGGGCTGATCTCAAGATtgaatgggggaaaaaagacaaatatgttACACAAAATGATGTTTATGGTTAATAAGGTGAAGTTTTGTCTCTTACTTGCTGCCTGTGTTTTCCCCCCAGCCTGACCAGGGATATGAAGAGGTTTTGACTTTCTTGTATTTGGTTCAGCTTGAGGAAAATCTTTTGCATCCCCTTCAATAAAGTCTTGACCTTCCTGTTCCTCAGCTAAGGTGATGCCTAAGCTTTGAGTTGTACTTGCACCAGGGTTCAATGGATCAGAGTGCTGGTCTCTGATTTTGGGTCTAATTTTGTCTTTAGCTCCCAGTCCTTCAGCGTCCTGCCTGTTTGCTAGAGCAGATAAAGAATCTCTGGTTCCTTGTTGCTGTACGGTGGAGAATAATTTGCTTCTGGGGTCTTGACCTTGTGAAGGAGGATGATAGGTTCTCTCTTGTGATGGTGGATTGGTGCGTCCGAGGTATTTGCCCATTTTGCCTGCATGGAGCTGCGGTACTAAACCTTGAATTCTTTGAGTTTCTGATCCCAAAAGCCCAAATCGATTGACTTCCGACACCTCTGACTCACAGtcttcagcattttgtttttcttgaatgaatgaatctcTGGGGCCATAAACCTGAGGAGAATCCAGACGTCTGATGTCTTCATCAACAGGAAGTTGTCTTCCTACACCTGCTGCTGCCAGTGTAGCTTCATGACTTGTTGTCCCCTTCCTTTTAAAAGCTTCGTACTCGTTACCCCAATGTGGTTGTGAAACACCAGCACCAGGAAGTTTATAACGCTTATCGAAAGGCATTATGGGTCTAAGACTTGATGCCTGCATGACTGGATTAGGGTTTCTGACCTCAATTCTTGCATGTATTTGAGGAACAGTGGGGCCAAGCACACTGGTTCTCCTCTGGATGGGCGTTTCGGGTCCGACCGTTCTGTCATGTGTTCCGTACGATTCACTTTCAGCTctgctcttttttcttttaagatctTGAAGAGTTTGGCCCAGACTGGACACCTCAGGTCCGCCCAAATCTGCTGCAGACACACCTGGCAGAGAGATATCATCATGCACTCTCAACTTCCTGCAGGCTCAGAGACAACAGTGCATCCTAGTTGGGATTAGTGGAGTGCGCAACAGAACCCTTCATCCACAAAATATTTAGCGCTTCAATGGAACTGAATCGAAAAACCAAACTCTTCAGGGTCTGACGTTAGTCCAGTTTGAAGGAGCAGAATTAACACCAGGattaagaaataaacagaaagataaaacaaactgtggaaGAACGCTTATTCAGTCattccaaaaatataaaaacacaaatatgacatGACACATAAATCATGTCAG
It encodes:
- the LOC108237682 gene encoding fibroin heavy chain isoform X6 → MLLRALLQTSLLLWFAQQTLQGGVAPQNVAYGRALPLRGVGVDVKPGVTGALGALGSRYNTKAMKTGIGRYPAAHLGVGGYRSLGLGSRGLRQGGYGSQGAYGASLGTGMGLRPGLTNGLGLGQTGKRVYGAGLGTLPGYGTFAGVGYPGVRPGYIGGAGNYLGASLGAGGYGAGLGQGAYLGGAAGKLGAAAALGQGGYPHGLPGKSDGYGDGATGYLGALAGNGFGGDPAAKALSEGYGNGYDGYGAALSTGGYAGPVQGAYGLDSTGGKYGAGVAQVPYGNAPVIPAGLEGTGGYPYATQQLSLGAEGAKTASKYGAAAGYGAQQAGFGAQLGATQDGLGEQAGKYDGVNAALGNGFKG
- the LOC108237682 gene encoding fibroin heavy chain isoform X4, with product MLLRALLQTSLLLWFAQQTLQGGVAPQNVAYGRALPLRGVGVDVKPGVTGALGALGSRYNTKAMKTGIGRYPAAHLGVGGYRSLGLGSRGLRQGGYGSQGAYGASLGTGMGLRPGLTNGLGLGQTGKRVYGAGLGTLPGYGTFAGVGYPGVRPGVSAADLGGPEVSSLGQTLQDLKRKKSRAESESYGTHDRTVGPETPIQRRTSVLGPTVPQIHARIEVRNPNPVMQASSLRPIMPFDKRYKLPGAGVSQPHWGNEYEAFKRKGTTSHEATLAAAGVGRQLPVDEDIRRLDSPQVYGPRDSFIQEKQNAEDCESEVSEVNRFGLLGSETQRIQGLVPQLHAGKMGKYLGRTNPPSQERTYHPPSQGQDPRSKLFSTVQQQGTRDSLSALANRQDAEGLGAKDKIRPKIRDQHSDPLNPGASTTQSLGITLAEEQEGQDFIEGDAKDFPQAEPNTRKSKPLHIPGQAGGKTQAASYIGGAGNYLGASLGAGGYGAGLGQGAYLGGAAGKLGAAAALGQGYGDGATGYLGALAGYGNGYDGYGAALSTGGYAGPVQGAYGLDSTGGKYGAGVAQVPYGNAPVIPAGLEGTGGYPYATQQLSLGAEGAKTASKYGAAAGYGAQQAGFGAQLGATQDGLGEQAGKYDGVNAALGNGFKG